The DNA sequence GCGACGCCCTGGGAATCGATCCAGCCGAAGCCGCCGCCGAGCTGGCCGTAGATGGACCAGGTGCCGGTGGGGTCCCAGAACTCCAGGGAGGGGGCGGCCATGAAGCCGAGGTAGTGGTTTTCCGGGCCTTCGATGATGGCCTGACCGATGGCGGCGAAGCGGCTGCGGACGACGAGGGCGGAGCCGTCGTTAAAGACGTGATGAAGCTGGTAAGCGGGCCGCCAGGAGAGGATGACGGGGGCGATTTCGTAATCCAGCGGGGTGTCTCCGCCGACTTTCCAGAGGTATCCGGCCTCGAGGTCGATGGAGTTTTGCTGCCAGGGCAGGAGGGTGGTTGGGGGCTCCTTGGCAAAGGCGGCCGTGGTGGCGGTGGCG is a window from the Prosthecobacter fusiformis genome containing:
- a CDS encoding acyloxyacyl hydrolase: MKTLLLLTLLATATTAAFAKEPPTTLLPWQQNSIDLEAGYLWKVGGDTPLDYEIAPVILSWRPAYQLHHVFNDGSALVVRSRFAAIGQAIIEGPENHYLGFMAAPSLEFWDPTGTWSIYGQLGGGFGWIDSQGVAGGQGQDLTYNWFAAAGVSYAITETMSLRAGAMFQHLSNLGATDPNPGLNSLGFTLGVSWGF